Proteins encoded in a region of the Marinobacter arenosus genome:
- a CDS encoding 2Fe-2S iron-sulfur cluster-binding protein, with protein sequence MKLAPLAPSDRGSDVYRVVLTPSGLGYDVGPDDDLLNAAARAGIDVPAACRNGVCEICEARLVHGAVLNTRNQQKIPVTGRLMMCRSRALGDLELEINAVMAAGNIQPRRFQAKVVDVRSISHDVFRVELQLPRRRELSFHAGQYLSVNLPDADPCYFSIASSPSEQNIELHIQASPDWVSAQKVIDALTAGGEVTLELPHGKACLAAAPTKPLLLVAAGTGFAQMKSLVDYLRKTSYDQPVKLYWGVRRHEDMYLRSLAQEWERDWPPFTFLPVVGDDEDNDWGGHHDQLVRAVLASGMDWRNVEVHASGSPTMVYTLMDALIEAGLPEEAFFSDVLEYAPRS encoded by the coding sequence TTGAAACTGGCTCCGCTCGCCCCGAGTGATAGGGGCAGCGATGTGTATCGGGTCGTTTTAACACCGTCCGGGCTAGGCTACGACGTCGGCCCCGATGACGATCTGCTCAATGCGGCGGCTCGCGCGGGAATTGATGTGCCCGCTGCCTGCCGCAATGGGGTATGTGAGATCTGTGAAGCCCGGTTAGTGCACGGGGCTGTTCTCAATACCCGAAACCAACAGAAGATTCCGGTCACCGGGCGCCTGATGATGTGCAGAAGTCGGGCGTTGGGTGACCTTGAACTGGAGATAAACGCCGTTATGGCCGCCGGAAATATTCAGCCTCGCAGATTCCAGGCAAAGGTGGTGGACGTCCGGTCCATCAGTCACGACGTCTTCCGCGTGGAGCTTCAACTGCCCCGCCGCCGGGAGTTGTCGTTCCATGCCGGCCAGTATCTGTCCGTGAACCTGCCCGATGCCGACCCTTGCTACTTTTCCATTGCCAGTAGCCCGTCTGAACAGAACATCGAGCTTCATATCCAGGCCTCCCCCGACTGGGTCTCGGCGCAGAAAGTGATTGATGCCCTGACGGCCGGCGGAGAAGTGACTCTGGAGTTGCCCCATGGCAAGGCTTGCCTCGCTGCCGCGCCGACCAAGCCCCTGTTGTTGGTGGCTGCCGGCACCGGTTTTGCGCAGATGAAGAGTCTGGTGGATTACCTGCGAAAGACGTCCTACGATCAGCCGGTGAAGCTTTACTGGGGCGTTCGTCGCCACGAGGACATGTACCTCAGGTCCCTGGCCCAGGAATGGGAGCGGGACTGGCCGCCGTTTACCTTTTTGCCGGTTGTCGGTGACGACGAGGATAATGACTGGGGTGGCCACCACGATCAGTTGGTGCGGGCCGTTCTGGCTTCGGGTATGGACTGGCGCAACGTGGAAGTGCACGCCAGTGGCTCGCCCACCATGGTGTATACCCTGATGGATGCGCTGATCGAGGCAGGACTGCCGGAAGAGGCGTTCTTTTCCGACGTGCTGGAGTACGCACCCCGCAGTTGA
- a CDS encoding heme biosynthesis HemY N-terminal domain-containing protein, which translates to MIRLLLVVLLALLIGTGLSLGLQYDLGYIRISLGHYLIETNFWVGVACLVVLVTLIVVSLNLFRRFRRSTGVMAGWIARGNERRARRRTTQGLLALAEGNWPRARKLLTSAAGNADTPLINYLAAAQASFESGDHEAVDDLLRKAFESTPGSDMAVGITQAQLQLAGNRLEQALATLVRLRKQSPHHPFVLKLLKNTYLRLEDWRELSKLLPELRKRNVLPEDEFNELQRLVWHNLLENAADDCRRRQKEDPNASLEPLTRLWDELPGFLRRDEFTIRDYARLLANLGDEAQTETLLRKVLRNHWSDELVNLYGRIQGQKPDEQLLLAEQWLKDRPNNPELLLALGRLSLRNELWGKAREYFETSLRLRRSRETLAELSRLNAHMGEEELSIKLMMQGLANDNGLPELPMPKA; encoded by the coding sequence ATGATCCGTTTGCTGCTTGTCGTCCTGCTCGCCCTGCTGATCGGTACCGGGCTGTCACTCGGGCTGCAGTATGATCTCGGCTACATTCGCATCAGCCTGGGCCATTACCTGATCGAGACCAACTTCTGGGTAGGCGTTGCCTGCCTGGTGGTGCTGGTGACGCTGATCGTCGTCAGCCTCAACCTGTTTCGCCGCTTCCGCCGGAGCACCGGTGTCATGGCCGGCTGGATCGCCCGTGGCAATGAACGGCGTGCCCGTCGGCGGACCACCCAGGGGCTGCTGGCCCTGGCCGAGGGCAACTGGCCCCGGGCGCGCAAACTGCTGACATCGGCTGCAGGCAACGCCGATACCCCGCTGATCAATTACCTCGCGGCGGCCCAGGCCTCGTTCGAATCCGGTGACCACGAGGCGGTCGACGACCTGTTGCGCAAGGCCTTTGAAAGCACACCCGGTTCGGATATGGCGGTCGGCATCACCCAGGCGCAGTTACAGCTCGCCGGCAACCGCCTCGAGCAGGCGCTTGCCACCCTCGTGCGCCTGCGCAAGCAATCACCGCATCACCCGTTCGTGCTCAAACTGCTGAAAAACACCTACCTTCGACTGGAGGACTGGCGGGAACTGTCAAAACTGCTGCCGGAACTGCGAAAGCGCAATGTGCTGCCGGAAGACGAGTTCAACGAACTGCAACGCCTCGTCTGGCACAACTTGCTGGAGAACGCCGCCGACGACTGTCGCCGGCGACAAAAAGAGGATCCGAACGCGTCACTGGAGCCGCTGACCCGCCTGTGGGACGAGCTGCCCGGGTTCCTGCGCCGGGACGAATTCACCATCCGGGACTATGCCCGCCTGCTGGCGAATCTGGGTGACGAGGCACAGACCGAAACCCTGCTGCGCAAAGTCTTACGCAATCACTGGAGTGACGAGCTGGTGAACCTGTACGGTCGCATTCAGGGTCAAAAACCGGACGAGCAGCTGCTGCTCGCGGAACAGTGGCTCAAGGACCGCCCGAACAACCCGGAACTCTTGCTGGCGCTGGGTCGTCTGAGCCTTCGCAACGAGCTCTGGGGCAAGGCCCGGGAATACTTCGAGACCAGCCTGCGGCTGCGCCGCAGCCGGGAAACCCTGGCGGAACTGAGTCGACTGAATGCCCACATGGGCGAGGAAGAACTCAGCATCAAGCTGATGATGCAGGGGCTGGCCAACGACAACGGACTGCCCGAACTGCCGATGCCCAAAGCCTGA
- a CDS encoding uroporphyrinogen-III C-methyltransferase, which yields MTETTDQLPATISKEPPARQRLWPVWLIAFLALALAVALALWSWQQWNNQQALQQSIANLQQDTEQLEDLYGDRGSQQSQRLQSLEQKLAAQRELIATQQRQIDHNARELLEAGNRTRTDWLLAEAEYLLRIANQRLMIEKDIRGALSALQAADEVLNESDDIGVYPVRQQLAREILALKGITGVDRTGLYLQLEAAIDSIHQLTDQALINAQAPGFIADEGGDSADTSDDANALTEGWDAFKSTLKQVVVVRRMDEPVKPLLSPDQSAYARLNLQLMLEEAEMAVLRGNQPLYERALAKARNTIDNWYDASHPRVLALSDTLTELADRNVDPTLPDISQSLDLLKERLAGRLQANNNDNAKPQSNDETDANGGDDS from the coding sequence GTGACTGAGACAACAGACCAACTGCCCGCCACCATTTCCAAGGAACCGCCCGCCCGCCAGCGACTCTGGCCCGTGTGGCTGATTGCCTTCCTGGCACTGGCGCTCGCCGTCGCCCTGGCCCTGTGGAGCTGGCAACAGTGGAATAACCAGCAGGCACTTCAGCAATCCATCGCCAACCTGCAACAGGACACCGAACAACTGGAAGACCTGTACGGAGATCGTGGCAGTCAGCAGAGCCAGCGGTTGCAGTCCCTGGAGCAGAAGTTGGCGGCGCAGCGAGAGCTGATTGCCACCCAGCAGCGCCAGATTGACCACAATGCCCGGGAATTGCTCGAAGCCGGTAATCGCACACGAACCGACTGGTTGTTGGCGGAAGCCGAATACCTGCTGCGGATCGCCAACCAACGGCTGATGATCGAGAAGGACATCCGGGGCGCTCTGTCCGCGCTGCAAGCGGCCGATGAAGTGCTGAACGAGTCCGACGACATCGGGGTGTATCCGGTCAGACAACAACTGGCCCGAGAGATCCTCGCGCTCAAGGGCATCACCGGCGTCGACCGCACCGGCCTTTACCTGCAACTGGAAGCCGCAATCGACAGCATCCACCAGCTTACCGACCAGGCCCTGATCAATGCCCAGGCACCGGGTTTCATTGCCGACGAGGGCGGGGACTCCGCTGACACGAGTGACGATGCCAACGCCCTGACCGAGGGTTGGGACGCCTTCAAGAGCACCCTGAAACAGGTGGTGGTGGTCCGCCGCATGGATGAGCCGGTCAAGCCTCTGCTGTCCCCGGATCAGAGCGCCTACGCCCGCCTGAACCTCCAGTTGATGCTGGAAGAGGCGGAAATGGCGGTACTCCGAGGCAACCAGCCGCTTTATGAACGGGCCCTTGCCAAGGCCAGGAACACCATCGACAACTGGTACGACGCCAGCCATCCGCGGGTGCTTGCCCTCTCCGACACCCTCACCGAGTTGGCCGACCGGAACGTCGATCCGACGCTGCCGGACATCAGCCAATCCCTGGACCTGCTCAAGGAACGCCTGGCCGGACGACTCCAGGCCAACAACAATGACAATGCCAAACCGCAGAGCAACGACGAGACCGATGCCAACGGAGGCGATGATTCATGA
- a CDS encoding uroporphyrinogen-III synthase codes for MATPHAEPLRLEGRRILICRPEPEAFRLAECFRAAGADARVLPLIEREALPETPERRTLILDLDQFTHIITVSPYAARLLLDELDTWWPQVPAGIRWYAVGAGTAAVLAGQGLSIRKPASGWTSEALLALPSLAQVNNERVLLVRGENGRELIRETLEARGARVSVLSLYRRITPAYTPEHINQLLGDFAPEAIVTLSGETLNNLIALCANSSHNLYDRLLIVPADRVAEQARVAGFENPCIPGSLADNDIVATVAAQLNGQDGGSGKAK; via the coding sequence ATGGCCACACCCCACGCTGAGCCCCTCCGTCTCGAAGGCCGACGGATCCTGATCTGCCGGCCGGAACCCGAGGCCTTCCGCCTGGCCGAGTGCTTTCGCGCGGCCGGCGCCGACGCCCGGGTGCTCCCCCTGATCGAACGGGAAGCTCTGCCGGAAACCCCGGAACGGCGTACGCTGATCCTCGATCTCGACCAGTTCACCCACATCATCACCGTCAGCCCCTACGCTGCCCGCCTGTTGCTGGACGAGCTGGACACCTGGTGGCCGCAGGTCCCGGCGGGTATCCGCTGGTACGCCGTCGGGGCCGGAACCGCAGCCGTTCTGGCCGGCCAGGGCCTGAGCATTCGCAAACCGGCCTCCGGCTGGACCAGCGAAGCCCTGCTGGCTCTGCCTTCGCTGGCTCAGGTCAACAACGAACGGGTACTGCTGGTGCGCGGCGAGAACGGGCGCGAACTGATTCGCGAAACCCTTGAGGCACGTGGTGCCCGGGTCTCGGTATTGTCCCTCTATCGGCGTATCACGCCCGCTTACACGCCCGAGCATATCAACCAGCTGCTGGGCGACTTTGCACCGGAAGCGATCGTCACTCTTTCGGGCGAAACCTTGAACAATCTCATCGCACTATGTGCGAATAGCAGCCATAATCTATACGATAGGTTATTGATTGTTCCCGCAGATCGGGTCGCCGAGCAGGCGCGCGTTGCGGGATTCGAGAATCCGTGCATACCAGGAAGCCTTGCCGATAACGACATCGTGGCCACCGTTGCAGCGCAACTGAACGGCCAGGACGGTGGCTCCGGAAAAGCCAAGTAA
- the hemC gene encoding hydroxymethylbilane synthase translates to MSKRTLRIATRSSALALWQAEFIKAELERLNDNVEVELVKIKTQGDKILDVPLAKIGGKGLFVKELEEAMLDGRADLAVHSMKDVPMTFPEGLGLVAICEREDPTDAFVSNNYDNVDALPDGAVVGTASLRREAQLRAYRPDLQIRVLRGNVNTRLAKLDAGDYDAIVLASSGLKRLGFHDRIRYCLPDTVSLPAVGQGALGIECRLDDSELRDMLAVLNHKDTWDRVSAERALNRRLEGGCQVPIAAYALLEDENTLWLRGLVGAVDGTQIFRVEGRAPRGEGERLGRELAEDLLALGADKVLAEIYGHTPR, encoded by the coding sequence ATGTCTAAACGTACCCTTCGCATCGCAACCCGCAGCAGTGCCCTGGCACTGTGGCAGGCCGAATTCATCAAGGCCGAGCTGGAACGCCTGAACGACAATGTCGAGGTCGAGCTGGTGAAGATCAAAACCCAGGGCGACAAGATCCTGGACGTCCCCCTGGCCAAGATTGGCGGCAAGGGTCTGTTTGTGAAGGAACTTGAAGAGGCCATGCTGGACGGTCGGGCCGATCTGGCCGTGCACTCCATGAAGGACGTCCCCATGACGTTTCCGGAAGGTCTGGGCCTCGTCGCCATCTGCGAACGCGAGGATCCTACCGACGCCTTTGTCAGCAACAACTACGACAATGTCGATGCGCTCCCGGACGGTGCCGTCGTGGGCACCGCCAGCCTGCGGCGCGAAGCCCAGCTGCGAGCCTATCGCCCGGACCTGCAGATCCGGGTCCTGCGGGGTAATGTGAACACCCGTCTGGCCAAGCTGGACGCCGGCGATTACGACGCCATCGTGCTGGCCAGCTCCGGCCTGAAACGCCTGGGCTTCCATGACCGGATTCGCTATTGCCTGCCGGACACCGTATCGCTGCCGGCCGTGGGCCAGGGCGCCCTCGGCATCGAGTGCCGGCTCGATGACAGCGAGTTGCGCGACATGCTCGCGGTGCTGAACCACAAGGACACCTGGGATCGGGTGAGCGCGGAGCGGGCCCTGAACCGTCGCCTCGAAGGCGGCTGCCAGGTGCCCATCGCAGCCTATGCCCTGCTTGAAGACGAGAACACGCTGTGGCTGCGCGGCCTGGTTGGTGCCGTCGACGGCACCCAGATCTTCCGGGTAGAGGGCCGGGCTCCGCGGGGTGAAGGCGAACGTCTTGGCCGGGAACTGGCCGAAGACCTGCTGGCACTGGGTGCCGACAAGGTGCTGGCTGAAATTTATGGCCACACCCCACGCTGA
- a CDS encoding LytR/AlgR family response regulator transcription factor: MPNSPSSTRSILIADDEPLARERLRRLVEALPGYRVCGEAADGNAALKQIADLEPDILLLDIRMPGMDGMEAASRLGQMANPPALVFCTAYDHYAIQAFDVQATAYLLKPVRKEALADVLERAGRVNRVQLQTLTELSTEDDEHLAVKTYRGTELIDLADILYCEADQKYVTLHHANGETICDYTLKELESTYPRHLLRIHRHTLVGVRFVQALKRTPDGQSVVVLRGERGELPVSRRHASGVRQWLQEHQPG, encoded by the coding sequence ATGCCCAACAGCCCCTCATCCACCCGCAGCATCCTGATCGCCGACGATGAACCACTGGCGCGTGAACGTTTGCGTCGTCTGGTGGAAGCCCTCCCCGGCTACCGGGTCTGCGGCGAGGCGGCGGACGGCAACGCCGCCCTGAAGCAGATCGCGGACCTGGAACCGGACATCCTGCTGCTGGACATCCGCATGCCGGGCATGGACGGCATGGAGGCGGCGAGCCGGCTCGGGCAAATGGCTAACCCGCCGGCCCTGGTGTTCTGCACCGCCTACGATCACTACGCCATCCAGGCGTTCGACGTCCAGGCCACCGCGTACCTGCTCAAACCGGTACGCAAGGAGGCCCTGGCCGACGTCCTGGAGCGCGCCGGTCGGGTCAACCGGGTGCAGCTCCAGACCCTGACCGAACTGAGCACCGAGGACGATGAACACCTGGCGGTGAAGACCTATCGGGGCACCGAACTGATTGATCTGGCGGACATACTTTACTGCGAGGCCGACCAGAAGTACGTCACCCTGCACCACGCCAATGGCGAAACCATCTGCGACTACACCCTGAAGGAACTTGAGAGCACCTACCCGCGCCACCTGCTGCGCATTCACCGCCACACCCTCGTGGGCGTGCGCTTCGTGCAGGCCCTCAAACGCACGCCGGACGGCCAGAGCGTGGTGGTGCTCCGGGGCGAGCGGGGTGAACTCCCGGTGAGCCGGCGCCATGCCAGCGGCGTTCGCCAGTGGCTGCAGGAGCACCAACCCGGCTAG
- a CDS encoding sensor histidine kinase encodes MLLITSELLVLVLAIVQANAGWIDWNYFGLLSLFVQWTTLTSAALICLLRQRLARMSVARATLSIVAIVLLDVLAFSLFADSVLHPQAGVAVWQGIAKKLLLALLIALMVLRYFYLQHQWQQQREAEMQSHLTALQARIQPHFLFNSMNTIASLIAVNPDQAEEAVLDLSELFRASLRTVDQLIPLSRELDLCQRYLAIEALRLGDRLTLDWHIEPGLEQQAIPPLTLQPLVENAIYHGIQPRPDGGTVRVEAQARGDFVYLLVQNPKPDHNDRQHEGNRMALANIQLRLQALFGEPAVLKHSHQNDIYTVTLRLPRQSANSQTASTTRT; translated from the coding sequence ATGCTCCTGATCACCAGCGAACTGCTGGTTCTGGTGCTGGCGATCGTTCAGGCAAACGCAGGCTGGATCGACTGGAACTACTTTGGCCTGCTGTCACTGTTTGTTCAGTGGACCACGCTCACCAGTGCCGCCCTGATCTGCCTGCTCCGGCAACGGCTGGCAAGAATGTCGGTGGCCCGGGCCACGCTCAGCATCGTTGCCATCGTTCTGCTGGATGTGCTGGCCTTCAGTCTGTTCGCCGACAGCGTCCTGCATCCCCAGGCCGGGGTTGCGGTCTGGCAGGGCATTGCCAAGAAACTGCTGCTGGCCCTGCTGATCGCGTTAATGGTGCTGCGCTACTTCTACCTCCAGCACCAGTGGCAACAACAGCGCGAAGCCGAAATGCAGTCCCATCTGACCGCCCTGCAGGCGCGTATCCAGCCTCACTTCCTGTTCAACAGCATGAACACCATCGCCAGCCTGATTGCGGTCAACCCCGACCAGGCCGAAGAGGCGGTACTCGATCTCTCGGAACTCTTTCGCGCCAGCCTGCGCACCGTCGACCAGCTGATCCCTTTGTCCAGGGAGCTGGATCTGTGCCAGCGCTACCTGGCCATCGAGGCCCTGCGCCTGGGCGATCGCCTGACCCTTGACTGGCACATCGAACCCGGACTGGAACAACAGGCCATCCCACCCCTGACCCTGCAGCCACTGGTGGAGAATGCTATCTACCATGGCATCCAGCCCAGACCCGACGGCGGCACCGTGCGCGTGGAGGCACAGGCCCGGGGCGATTTTGTATACTTGCTGGTTCAGAATCCGAAACCGGATCACAACGACCGTCAGCACGAAGGCAACCGCATGGCCCTGGCAAACATCCAGTTGCGGCTGCAGGCCCTGTTTGGCGAGCCTGCAGTGCTCAAACACAGCCACCAGAACGACATCTACACGGTGACGCTGCGACTGCCGCGCCAGAGCGCCAACTCGCAAACCGCATCGACCACAAGGACCTGA
- the argH gene encoding argininosuccinate lyase codes for MTDQNKSDQTTTSEKPWGGRFSEPTDAFVERFTASVGFDQRLYHHDITGSIAHATMLAAVGVLTDEERDTIIEGLKGVKADIEAGTFEWSVSLEDVHMNIEARLTDRIGITGKKLHTGRSRNDQVATDIRLYLRDEIDVIAEELARLQSGLLDLAEREADTIMPGFTHLQTAQPVTFGHHLLAWYEMLVRDAERLQDCRKRVNVMPLGAAALAGTTYPIDRDMTAQLLGFDRPTENSLDSVSDRDFAIEFCSFSALLMTHLSRFSEELVLWTSAQFDFIDLPDRFCTGSSIMPQKKNPDVPELVRGKTGRVNGHLISLLTLMKSQPLAYNKDNQEDKEPLFDTVDTIKGCLKAYADMIPAIRAKADNMRVAAKRGFSTATDLADYLVKKGVAFRDAHEIVGKSVAFGVAEGRDLSDMTLDELKQFSDVITEDVFDVLTLEGSVQARNHLGGTAPDQVRAAVSRARKRMG; via the coding sequence ATGACGGATCAGAATAAGTCTGACCAGACCACAACCTCCGAAAAACCCTGGGGCGGACGCTTCAGCGAACCCACCGACGCCTTCGTGGAGCGTTTCACCGCCTCCGTGGGTTTTGACCAGCGCCTTTATCATCACGACATCACCGGTTCCATCGCTCATGCCACCATGCTGGCCGCCGTGGGCGTGCTGACCGACGAAGAGCGCGACACGATCATCGAAGGCCTTAAAGGCGTCAAAGCGGATATCGAGGCCGGCACCTTTGAATGGTCGGTGAGTCTGGAAGACGTTCACATGAACATCGAAGCCCGCCTGACCGATCGTATCGGCATCACCGGCAAGAAGCTGCACACCGGTCGCAGCCGCAACGATCAGGTGGCCACCGATATCCGCCTGTACCTGCGCGACGAGATTGATGTGATCGCCGAGGAACTGGCGCGCCTGCAATCCGGTCTGCTGGATCTGGCCGAACGGGAAGCAGATACCATCATGCCGGGCTTTACCCATCTGCAGACGGCCCAGCCCGTGACCTTCGGCCACCATCTGCTGGCCTGGTACGAGATGCTGGTCCGTGACGCCGAGCGTCTGCAGGACTGCCGCAAGCGGGTGAACGTCATGCCCCTTGGCGCTGCCGCGCTGGCCGGTACCACCTATCCCATCGACCGCGACATGACCGCGCAGCTGCTGGGCTTTGACCGGCCGACCGAAAATTCGCTGGATTCGGTCAGCGACCGGGACTTCGCCATCGAATTCTGCAGTTTTTCCGCCCTGCTGATGACGCACCTGTCCCGCTTCAGCGAAGAGCTGGTGCTGTGGACCTCTGCCCAGTTCGACTTTATCGACCTGCCGGACCGGTTCTGCACCGGATCCTCGATCATGCCCCAGAAGAAGAACCCGGACGTGCCGGAACTGGTGCGAGGCAAGACCGGCCGGGTCAATGGTCATCTGATCAGCCTGCTGACCCTGATGAAAAGCCAGCCGCTGGCCTACAACAAGGACAATCAGGAAGACAAGGAGCCCTTGTTCGACACCGTTGATACCATCAAGGGCTGCCTCAAGGCCTACGCCGACATGATCCCGGCTATCCGGGCCAAGGCCGACAACATGCGGGTGGCGGCCAAGCGTGGTTTCTCAACCGCCACCGACCTGGCGGACTACCTCGTCAAGAAGGGTGTGGCCTTCCGCGACGCTCACGAGATCGTTGGCAAGTCGGTGGCCTTCGGCGTCGCCGAGGGGCGCGACCTGTCCGATATGACCCTGGACGAGCTGAAGCAGTTCTCCGACGTAATCACCGAGGACGTGTTCGACGTCCTGACCCTCGAAGGCTCGGTGCAGGCCCGTAACCATCTGGGTGGCACTGCGCCGGATCAGGTTCGGGCGGCCGTCAGCCGGGCCCGTAAACGCATGGGCTGA
- a CDS encoding EAL domain-containing protein translates to MKEFVIRRYRSDQPRGSERSALLRIDDDGKVLYADRYAESVLGYDASELEGHPVHRILASRQDDPFAPANRHRIERGQDALVTFRHKEGFFYTACLSLRLTMRDSDKAANASITQRDSGNMDPRLLASAEDSAAFGIWELDTQTNEMTWSEGVFRLLELRPGCDITPEQALFYCQTGQNRVRAMFRRCIRSGAPFSLELNLLTARQNIRKVTLNGRPLKNGKRIQRLGGILVDHTPTMQRDQSRQRAEEILNATTQATPDLVAAVDRELNLLHCNELFRHQFTNVFGVTPKPGDNLTQLLPDHPNERRLIERLWQRAFDRDSFVVEMPLAQQNRELPVYEFHYQRLTNGQGETIGAVHVARDISQRVNHCASSEYRIRHDPVTGLMNRRAFVARLLRTLEQKTHRESCDSLLYLDLDEFERFNEVAGSGTCDRYLRELAGNLGIRVRQRDALARLSGDTFALLIENCPESRARKIAEDILELIREFVFEWQGHSLRTTASGGLLMMDSEVPSDPEQLLSQASDLCHTAKTSGRNRIHTARALALQTDEGTTNRQVELIRKALDNQKLILAYQALKPVASVTWGDHIEILCRIPGDGEHEDELRPDQFLPVAERFDLAKRLDRQVIRQTLAWLGDHRLLEPRLKYCGFNLSLASVLDDTFADFLEDQLRDSPFAPDCFCLEIRESHATQYPDDVAVLCDALHRVGCRVALDGAGASVESYSLAAKLPVDIIKLDRRMMQHLEDDPVQQVMVEALHRIAEVAGKQTVATFIENDNTLSKVRTLGIHYGQGFRLSRPQPLAELTPAAVDLTTGRIGG, encoded by the coding sequence GTGAAAGAATTCGTCATCCGTCGTTACCGTTCCGATCAGCCCAGGGGATCCGAGCGCAGCGCACTGCTGCGAATCGATGACGACGGCAAAGTGTTGTACGCCGACCGTTACGCCGAATCCGTATTGGGCTACGACGCCAGCGAGCTTGAAGGTCATCCGGTCCACAGGATACTCGCCTCCCGCCAGGACGACCCCTTCGCCCCGGCGAATCGCCACCGGATCGAGCGGGGTCAGGATGCCCTTGTCACCTTTCGCCACAAGGAAGGTTTCTTTTACACCGCGTGTCTGAGTCTGCGCCTGACCATGCGGGATTCCGACAAGGCCGCCAATGCCAGCATCACCCAACGGGACAGCGGCAACATGGATCCACGCCTGCTGGCATCGGCCGAGGACAGTGCCGCGTTCGGGATCTGGGAGCTGGATACCCAGACCAACGAAATGACCTGGAGCGAGGGCGTTTTCCGGTTGCTGGAACTGCGCCCGGGCTGCGACATCACGCCCGAACAGGCGCTGTTTTACTGCCAGACCGGGCAGAACCGGGTGCGGGCAATGTTCCGGCGGTGTATTCGATCAGGCGCCCCGTTTTCCCTGGAACTGAATCTGCTCACCGCGCGCCAGAATATCCGCAAGGTCACGCTGAACGGACGCCCCCTGAAAAACGGCAAACGCATCCAGCGCCTGGGCGGGATCCTGGTGGATCATACCCCGACCATGCAACGCGATCAGTCCCGACAGCGGGCAGAAGAGATACTGAACGCCACCACACAGGCGACGCCGGACCTGGTCGCCGCCGTCGATCGCGAACTGAACCTGCTGCACTGCAACGAGTTGTTCCGTCACCAGTTCACCAACGTTTTTGGCGTGACGCCCAAACCCGGCGATAACCTGACACAACTGTTGCCGGACCACCCCAACGAGCGCCGGCTCATCGAACGGCTGTGGCAACGGGCGTTCGACCGCGACAGCTTTGTGGTGGAAATGCCGCTGGCGCAGCAGAACCGGGAGTTGCCGGTCTACGAATTCCATTACCAGCGGCTGACCAACGGTCAGGGCGAAACGATCGGCGCGGTGCATGTGGCCCGGGACATCAGCCAGCGGGTCAATCATTGCGCCAGCAGTGAATACCGCATCCGCCATGACCCGGTGACCGGACTGATGAACCGTCGCGCCTTTGTCGCCCGACTGCTGCGGACCCTGGAACAGAAAACCCATCGGGAATCCTGCGACAGCCTGCTGTACCTGGATCTCGACGAATTCGAGCGTTTCAACGAGGTAGCCGGCAGCGGTACCTGCGACCGCTACCTTCGGGAGCTGGCGGGCAATCTGGGCATACGCGTGCGCCAGCGGGATGCGCTTGCGCGCCTGTCTGGCGACACCTTTGCGCTGCTGATCGAGAACTGCCCCGAATCCAGGGCCAGAAAGATTGCCGAGGACATCCTGGAACTGATTCGCGAGTTCGTCTTCGAATGGCAAGGCCATTCCCTGAGGACGACCGCCTCGGGCGGCTTGCTGATGATGGACAGCGAGGTGCCCAGCGACCCGGAACAGTTGCTGAGCCAGGCCTCGGACCTCTGCCATACCGCCAAGACCTCTGGCCGCAACCGCATCCACACGGCCCGGGCGCTGGCCCTGCAGACCGACGAAGGCACCACGAACCGACAGGTGGAACTGATCCGGAAGGCCCTGGACAACCAGAAACTGATCCTCGCCTACCAGGCTCTCAAGCCGGTTGCCAGTGTGACCTGGGGCGATCATATCGAAATCCTGTGTCGCATCCCCGGCGACGGCGAGCATGAGGACGAACTTCGTCCCGACCAGTTCCTGCCGGTGGCCGAACGATTCGATCTTGCCAAACGCCTGGATCGACAGGTGATCCGCCAGACCCTGGCCTGGCTGGGTGACCATCGGCTGCTGGAACCCCGGCTGAAATACTGCGGTTTCAACCTGTCCCTGGCCAGTGTCCTGGATGACACGTTTGCGGATTTCCTGGAAGACCAGCTACGGGACTCGCCGTTCGCCCCGGATTGCTTCTGCCTGGAGATCCGCGAAAGCCATGCAACCCAGTACCCCGACGACGTGGCGGTGCTGTGCGATGCCCTGCACCGGGTGGGGTGCCGCGTGGCATTGGATGGTGCCGGTGCCTCGGTGGAGAGTTACAGCCTCGCGGCGAAGCTGCCGGTGGACATTATCAAGCTGGATCGGCGGATGATGCAGCACCTGGAGGACGATCCGGTGCAACAGGTCATGGTTGAGGCCTTGCACCGAATTGCCGAAGTGGCGGGCAAGCAGACTGTGGCCACCTTCATCGAAAACGACAACACCCTGAGCAAGGTCAGAACCCTGGGCATCCATTACGGTCAGGGCTTCAGGCTTTCACGCCCACAGCCGCTGGCCGAACTGACGCCGGCGGCAGTGGACCTGACCACCGGGCGCATCGGCGGCTGA